From Deltaproteobacteria bacterium, a single genomic window includes:
- a CDS encoding NAD(P)H-hydrate dehydratase, which yields MKISNVSEMRDLDRTAIEQFGIREELLMENAGNATYSVIANEFGVRGKTFIVCSGIGNNGGDGFVIARKIHSNGGKVKVFVLGDRAKYQGAARLNLDILSKLGIFIGEVTSADPIRMDIGHTDAIVDAIFGTGLVREVTGVYRDVIELINASGKTVFSADIPSGISGDTGKVMGIAVRADYTVTFGLPKLGNILLPGHELCGRLYVTHISFPPVIYDSDALKVEVNRPGILPPRDRNAHKGDVGQVLFIAGASTYFGAPYFSALSFLKAGGGYSRLAAPASIIPFIGAKGSEIVFFPQKETDAGSIAPENKNALVDLAAKMDMVVLGPGLSLNEETQALARTLTREIHRPILIDGDGITAVSQDPEVLRHRNAYTILTPHPGEMARLTGLSIQEIDGDKITTLQRTSKDLNATVVLKGGRSLIGFPDGKVYANMTGNPGMASAGSGDVLTGTVAAMFGLGLSLGEAVLKGVFIHGFAGDLAAEEKGEDGITAQDILEHLPLAMKMDRAGLSETYRSRYRGAQRI from the coding sequence TTGAAGATAAGTAATGTCTCTGAAATGAGGGATCTGGACCGGACCGCCATTGAGCAATTCGGCATCAGGGAAGAGCTGTTGATGGAGAATGCCGGAAATGCGACCTATTCTGTCATTGCAAATGAGTTCGGCGTCAGGGGAAAGACTTTCATCGTCTGCAGCGGCATCGGGAATAACGGCGGGGACGGATTTGTCATTGCCAGGAAGATCCACTCCAATGGGGGAAAGGTCAAGGTATTTGTTTTAGGCGACAGGGCGAAATACCAGGGTGCGGCAAGACTGAACCTGGACATCCTCTCGAAACTGGGGATTTTCATTGGAGAGGTGACATCCGCGGATCCCATCAGAATGGATATCGGCCACACAGACGCCATCGTGGACGCCATCTTCGGCACGGGGCTTGTGCGGGAGGTGACAGGGGTCTATAGGGATGTCATTGAGCTGATCAACGCCAGCGGCAAGACCGTATTCAGCGCCGACATCCCCTCAGGGATTTCAGGCGATACCGGAAAGGTGATGGGGATCGCCGTTCGCGCCGACTACACCGTGACCTTCGGTCTTCCTAAACTGGGCAATATCCTGTTGCCGGGTCATGAGCTCTGCGGAAGGCTGTATGTCACACATATCTCCTTCCCACCTGTCATATATGACTCGGATGCACTCAAAGTGGAAGTAAATCGGCCCGGCATATTGCCTCCAAGGGACCGGAACGCCCATAAGGGGGATGTGGGGCAGGTCCTCTTCATCGCAGGCGCCTCCACCTATTTCGGGGCCCCCTATTTTTCCGCCCTCTCCTTCTTAAAGGCAGGGGGGGGGTATTCGCGGCTCGCGGCACCCGCATCCATCATCCCGTTTATCGGCGCCAAGGGGAGTGAGATCGTCTTCTTCCCCCAGAAAGAGACGGATGCGGGGAGTATCGCACCTGAGAATAAGAACGCCCTGGTGGACCTGGCCGCCAAAATGGATATGGTTGTTCTGGGACCCGGCCTCTCCCTGAATGAAGAAACCCAGGCCCTGGCGAGGACGTTGACCAGAGAGATCCATCGGCCGATTCTCATCGACGGTGACGGGATTACCGCTGTTTCACAGGATCCGGAGGTCTTGAGACACCGAAACGCCTATACTATTCTTACCCCGCACCCGGGGGAGATGGCGAGGCTCACCGGATTGAGCATTCAGGAAATCGACGGCGACAAGATCACCACCCTTCAGCGGACGTCAAAGGATCTCAATGCAACGGTGGTGCTGAAGGGGGGGCGTTCCCTCATAGGATTTCCCGACGGGAAGGTGTATGCCAATATGACCGGGAATCCGGGCATGGCGAGTGCCGGATCAGGAGATGTCCTGACAGGGACAGTGGCTGCCATGTTCGGCCTGGGCCTGTCTCTGGGGGAGGCGGTCTTGAAAGGGGTCTTCATTCATGGATTTGCCGGGGATCTGGCTGCAGAGGAAAAAGGCGAGGACGGCATTACCGCCCAGGATATCCTTGAGCATCTGCCACTTGCCATGAAAATGGACAGGGCCGGACTGAGTGAGACATACCGCTCCCGCTACCGCGGAGCGCAACGGATTTAG
- a CDS encoding UPF0280 family protein — MPPYTERTYRRRIRPKGLCCFEVTVRETDLWVCTGRDLETETRDLVFAARLQLETYIQYHPEFLTSLVPLKEDPYAPQFIREMIRAAGKAGVGPMAAVAGAIAQQVGEGLLNLTDQVIVENGGDIFLKADRPLTVSMFAGTSPLSGRFGILIPPRQMPLGVCSSSGTVGHSLSHGIADAVCLLSPSAALADSAATALGNRVKRKRDLENAAGWADRIEGILGGVVILGDAMATWGDVELVEI; from the coding sequence ATGCCCCCATACACAGAACGAACCTACAGAAGACGGATCCGGCCCAAGGGGCTGTGCTGCTTTGAGGTAACTGTCAGAGAAACAGATCTCTGGGTTTGCACCGGCAGGGATTTGGAAACGGAAACCAGGGACCTGGTATTCGCGGCCAGGCTCCAGCTGGAAACCTATATCCAATACCATCCGGAATTTCTAACGTCTCTCGTTCCCCTGAAGGAAGACCCGTATGCCCCCCAATTCATAAGAGAGATGATCCGTGCAGCAGGGAAGGCCGGCGTGGGACCCATGGCCGCTGTTGCCGGCGCTATTGCCCAGCAGGTCGGAGAAGGGCTCCTGAATCTGACGGATCAGGTGATTGTTGAAAATGGGGGAGACATATTCCTGAAAGCCGACCGGCCCCTGACCGTATCTATGTTTGCAGGGACCTCGCCTCTCAGCGGGAGGTTTGGCATCCTCATCCCCCCGCGACAGATGCCTTTAGGCGTCTGCTCTTCATCAGGGACCGTCGGCCACTCCCTGAGTCACGGGATTGCGGATGCGGTCTGCCTTCTGTCGCCATCAGCCGCTTTGGCCGATAGTGCGGCCACCGCCCTGGGAAACAGAGTCAAGAGGAAGCGGGATCTTGAGAACGCCGCGGGGTGGGCCGATCGAATTGAGGGGATACTGGGAGGTGTGGTCATACTGGGAGACGCCATGGCCACATGGGGGGACGTTGAACTGGTAGAGATATGA